The Helianthus annuus cultivar XRQ/B chromosome 16, HanXRQr2.0-SUNRISE, whole genome shotgun sequence genome includes a window with the following:
- the LOC110915718 gene encoding stress-response A/B barrel domain-containing protein HS1, whose translation MGEVKHILLAKFKDGISQQQIDDLIKGYANLVNHIEPMKSFRWGTDVSIENLHQGFTHVFESTFETVEGIATYISHPVHVEFATLFLGHLDKVLVVDFKPTAVDP comes from the exons aTGGGAGAGGTGAAGCACATACTTCTAGCGAAATTCAAGGATGGAATCTCGCAACAACAGATCGACGATCTCATCAAGGGTTATGCAAATCTCGtcaatcacattgaacccatGAAGTCCTTTCGATG GGGAACAGATGTGAGCATTGAGAATCTGCATCAAGGCTTCACTCATGTGTTTGAGTCAACCTTTGAAACTGTTGAAGGCATTGCAACATATATATCTCATCCTGTCCATGTTGAGTTTGCAACCCTTTTTCTCGGTCATCTGGATAAAGTTCTCGTCGTTGACTTTAAACCTACTGCAGTTGACCCATGA